In a genomic window of Vibrio marisflavi CECT 7928:
- a CDS encoding acyl-CoA thioesterase, whose product MYIKEFSKDFEMRFMDMNAGVHLSNHVCVSYLSEYLSAFLESHGQSMFGVYDYRLLFANLEIKFTREVIYPATITIQCTDVEVKSRKIALHIEQFVDNQTVAKAVLALSFMKDGKVAQINDKIASLFLGTIEQ is encoded by the coding sequence ATGTATATAAAAGAATTTAGCAAAGACTTTGAGATGCGGTTTATGGACATGAACGCAGGTGTTCATCTTTCAAACCATGTTTGTGTTTCCTATCTATCTGAGTATCTCTCTGCTTTCCTAGAGAGTCATGGCCAATCGATGTTCGGTGTTTATGACTATAGATTACTGTTTGCTAATTTAGAGATTAAGTTCACTCGAGAAGTCATCTATCCAGCCACAATCACAATACAGTGCACTGATGTAGAAGTTAAAAGCCGGAAAATTGCGCTTCACATAGAGCAGTTTGTCGACAACCAGACCGTTGCGAAAGCAGTGTTGGCTCTCTCTTTTATGAAAGACGGAAAAGTCGCTCAAATTAATGACAAGATCGCATCACTATTTTTAGGAACCATCGAGCAATGA
- a CDS encoding LemA family protein encodes MTSLIVFIVIVLLIAVFAVSIYNKLVTLRNRFKNSFAQIEVQLKRRYDLIPNLVSTAKGYMEHEKETFERVIQARNQAISGLKAASDTPESDAAISQLAQAEGMLQNALGKLNVVVEAYPELKANETMTQLQEELTSTENKVAFSRQAFNDAVTSYNTYKHTFPPVLFANMFGFQDGKLLEFEDSEAIQEAPKVEF; translated from the coding sequence ATGACTTCACTTATTGTTTTTATCGTCATCGTTTTACTTATCGCGGTGTTTGCGGTCAGTATTTACAACAAACTAGTGACGCTACGTAATCGCTTCAAAAACAGCTTTGCTCAGATTGAGGTCCAGCTAAAACGTCGTTACGACCTGATCCCAAACCTTGTTAGCACAGCGAAAGGCTACATGGAGCATGAAAAAGAAACCTTCGAGCGTGTCATCCAAGCGCGTAACCAAGCGATTTCAGGCTTGAAAGCAGCAAGTGATACGCCAGAAAGCGATGCGGCTATTAGCCAACTGGCACAAGCAGAAGGCATGCTACAAAATGCTCTAGGTAAGCTAAATGTTGTTGTTGAAGCTTACCCAGAGCTTAAAGCCAACGAAACCATGACCCAGCTACAAGAAGAGCTGACCAGTACAGAGAATAAAGTCGCTTTTTCTCGCCAAGCCTTTAACGATGCCGTCACCAGCTACAACACTTACAAGCATACTTTCCCACCTGTTCTGTTTGCCAATATGTTTGGCTTCCAAGACGGTAAGCTGCTCGAGTTTGAAGACAGTGAAGCAATCCAAGAAGCACCTAAGGTTGAATTCTAA
- a CDS encoding M48 family metallopeptidase: MDFFDHQDTARQRTGLLVFLFSLAVLVITALVSVLSIAIYYGVTGEPFDQRTAITYILLCFGCVALVVAITSMFRLSELSSNGGRGVAESIGGKLISSNTTDTKHRQLLNVVEEMAIASGIPVPPVYIMLGERGINAFAAGMSIDDAVIGVTQGALDSFTRDELQGVIAHEFSHVLNGDMRMNTRLIGVLFGITCIAYLGHLVLDNTRYTSRASRSSSGSDKGFTVIILIAIVCIVLGWVGTLFGSMIKAAISRQREFLADASAVQFTRNSQGISGALKKIFGHASGSSLNARVSSQMSHMMFGQSSLSGFTGFFATHPPLEERIRRIEPNWDGSFSSKNQSNTSAFGSDQVSGFSSNANFGSQDHETQDVAPTSSELSGTGTQLISQLPQDLVDIAREPYSSRFIALLLIFDGSDVQREMIKGHIPMVSYAKLLPWLDFDLPMHLRLPLLELAIPALKAMSEGQKNRLCEVLRELSQTDNHYSLGEWCVINLLEKQLIAPFGSTRQNKTFKQLEESVHWLLSELVWVTHSERKRAQRAFNASLSSLGFAETTLVEPNNDWRISRTALELLLQLKPLQRRQFVKACRLAIESDGKITVSEGELYRVIACFLEVPEPPLTVTL, translated from the coding sequence ATGGATTTCTTTGACCATCAAGATACCGCACGTCAGCGTACCGGGCTTCTGGTGTTTCTGTTTTCCTTAGCAGTATTAGTCATCACTGCTTTGGTCAGCGTACTGTCGATTGCTATTTATTATGGGGTCACTGGGGAACCATTTGATCAACGAACCGCTATCACCTATATCTTGCTGTGCTTTGGGTGCGTGGCGCTGGTTGTTGCAATCACTTCGATGTTCCGCTTATCTGAGCTTTCTTCCAATGGCGGTCGCGGCGTTGCTGAAAGTATTGGGGGTAAGCTTATTTCCTCGAATACGACTGACACAAAACATCGTCAGCTGCTTAATGTAGTAGAGGAGATGGCAATTGCATCTGGAATTCCCGTCCCTCCTGTTTATATTATGCTGGGAGAGCGTGGTATTAACGCTTTCGCAGCAGGCATGAGCATTGATGATGCCGTCATCGGTGTTACGCAAGGTGCGCTAGACAGCTTTACCCGTGATGAGCTGCAAGGCGTCATTGCTCATGAATTCAGCCACGTGTTAAATGGCGATATGCGCATGAACACACGGTTGATTGGCGTCTTGTTCGGCATTACTTGCATTGCGTATTTGGGTCACTTAGTTCTCGACAATACGCGCTACACGAGCCGCGCATCAAGAAGCTCTTCCGGTTCCGATAAAGGCTTCACAGTCATCATATTGATCGCGATTGTGTGTATAGTGCTTGGTTGGGTTGGTACTTTATTTGGCTCAATGATCAAAGCAGCTATCTCACGGCAACGCGAGTTCTTGGCAGACGCGAGTGCGGTGCAGTTTACTCGAAATAGCCAAGGGATTTCAGGTGCTCTGAAGAAGATTTTCGGTCACGCATCTGGCTCTAGCTTGAATGCGCGAGTGAGCAGCCAAATGAGCCACATGATGTTTGGGCAAAGCAGCTTGTCTGGTTTCACCGGCTTCTTCGCTACTCACCCGCCTTTGGAAGAGCGAATCCGTCGTATAGAACCCAATTGGGATGGCAGCTTTTCGAGCAAAAATCAGAGCAACACTTCAGCGTTTGGAAGTGATCAAGTAAGTGGGTTTTCGTCTAATGCCAACTTTGGTTCTCAGGATCATGAAACACAAGATGTAGCACCAACTTCCTCGGAGCTAAGTGGCACAGGTACACAGCTTATTAGCCAATTACCCCAAGACTTGGTAGACATTGCACGTGAACCCTACAGTTCTCGTTTTATTGCATTACTACTGATCTTTGATGGAAGTGATGTACAGCGTGAGATGATCAAAGGTCATATTCCGATGGTCTCGTACGCCAAACTATTACCGTGGTTGGATTTCGATTTACCAATGCATTTGAGGCTTCCTCTGCTAGAGCTCGCTATCCCTGCGCTCAAAGCAATGAGTGAAGGTCAGAAAAACAGACTTTGCGAAGTTCTGCGAGAATTGTCTCAAACCGATAATCACTACTCACTAGGTGAATGGTGCGTCATTAACTTGCTGGAAAAGCAGCTTATTGCACCATTTGGTTCTACTCGCCAGAACAAGACCTTTAAGCAACTCGAAGAAAGCGTTCATTGGTTGCTAAGTGAATTAGTTTGGGTCACTCATTCAGAACGAAAACGTGCGCAACGAGCGTTTAACGCTTCGCTCTCCTCGCTTGGATTTGCAGAAACTACGCTAGTAGAACCTAATAACGACTGGCGCATAAGTCGTACTGCATTGGAACTGTTGCTGCAACTTAAACCCCTTCAACGACGCCAGTTCGTTAAGGCGTGTCGTTTAGCAATCGAGTCTGATGGAAAAATCACCGTTTCAGAAGGCGAATTGTACCGAGTGATAGCGTGTTTCTTGGAAGTGCCAGAACCGCCGCTCACTGTGACACTTTAA